From Stenotrophomonas nitritireducens, the proteins below share one genomic window:
- a CDS encoding LysR family transcriptional regulator has translation MRSALDLNTVRVYVAVVDEQSFSGAARLLAVPSSNVSRYVASLERRLGVRLLERSTRHLRMTEAGRLLYERAKPLLDALLSTEDELGAVQRELKGPLRMCMPNEAPRLLAPILAEFCSLHPGIELECDTRPTGLEVLREDMDLSIVFHRGRQDDSAFITRELATLPSIVVAAPALLAKTGMPRQVRELKSLPCITTVSALKGQPWQFLDTAGDIVKVPVRSRYRVNSGELAVAGARQGLGFAIVAAYPCQEDLAAGRLQEVQLDLDPAPLQLLGAYSHRHSVTARVRALLEFIQTRLQSIEGLSR, from the coding sequence ATGCGCAGCGCCCTCGACCTGAACACCGTCCGCGTCTACGTGGCCGTAGTAGATGAGCAGAGCTTTTCCGGCGCGGCGCGCCTGCTGGCCGTGCCGTCCTCCAACGTCAGTCGCTACGTCGCCTCGCTGGAACGCAGGCTGGGAGTTCGCTTGCTGGAACGCAGCACCCGTCACTTGCGTATGACGGAAGCCGGCAGGCTGTTGTACGAACGCGCGAAACCGCTGCTGGACGCGCTGCTCTCCACCGAAGACGAACTCGGCGCAGTACAACGCGAGTTGAAGGGGCCTCTGCGAATGTGCATGCCAAACGAAGCACCAAGGCTGCTGGCTCCCATCCTCGCCGAATTCTGCAGCCTCCATCCCGGCATTGAACTGGAATGCGATACACGCCCAACCGGCCTGGAAGTGCTGCGGGAAGACATGGACCTCTCCATCGTCTTCCACCGCGGGCGCCAGGATGACAGTGCGTTCATCACGCGCGAACTCGCGACGTTGCCCAGCATCGTGGTCGCGGCGCCCGCGCTACTGGCCAAGACCGGGATGCCACGCCAAGTGCGCGAACTCAAGTCCTTGCCTTGTATTACCACCGTGAGTGCACTGAAGGGGCAACCCTGGCAGTTTCTCGACACGGCGGGCGACATCGTGAAGGTGCCTGTGCGCAGCCGCTATCGCGTCAACAGTGGGGAGCTTGCGGTAGCGGGCGCGCGTCAAGGCCTTGGCTTCGCAATCGTAGCGGCCTACCCATGCCAGGAAGATCTTGCTGCGGGGCGGCTGCAGGAAGTACAGCTGGATCTGGACCCTGCGCCGCTGCAATTGCTTGGCGCCTACAGTCACCGTCATTCGGTCACTGCCCGGGTTCGGGCGTTGCTGGAATTCATCCAGACGCGGCTGCAGTCAATCGAAGGCCTTTCGAGATGA
- a CDS encoding DUF1579 family protein produces the protein MIQSAFHSEHHHRLDVLNGTWQTTITALEPDGSEGETSRATDIYSWLPNGHFLMHEVDAMMGSQRVQSVEIIGVNSISGEFFSRSYDHDGNTNDFVSRIDGCNYTSDGRSQRFVGRFSDDGSRLMGEWTQLDGDHWKPFVRILLEKTL, from the coding sequence ATGATCCAGAGCGCCTTCCATTCCGAGCATCACCACCGCCTCGATGTCCTGAACGGCACGTGGCAGACCACCATCACAGCACTGGAGCCTGACGGCAGCGAAGGGGAGACCTCCCGAGCGACCGATATCTACTCATGGCTGCCGAACGGCCACTTCCTGATGCATGAGGTGGATGCCATGATGGGGTCGCAGCGCGTGCAGTCGGTCGAGATCATCGGGGTCAACAGCATTTCCGGCGAGTTCTTCAGCCGAAGCTACGATCACGATGGCAACACGAATGATTTCGTATCCAGAATCGACGGGTGCAACTACACGAGTGACGGAAGGAGCCAACGATTCGTTGGACGCTTCAGCGATGATGGGTCCCGGTTGATGGGCGAGTGGACGCAATTGGATGGCGACCACTGGAAGCCATTCGTCAGGATCCTGCTTGAGAAGACGTTGTAA
- a CDS encoding M61 family metallopeptidase, producing MRGRNWLLAMMLGAAAPLACAQAQPMDARAAAMQVQASYPGMIELEVDASDLQRRIQRVHQRIPVSAGALTLWYPQWIPGNHAPTGPINQMAGLVIRGNGQALQWTRDSGDMYAFKLQVPEGVSMLDIEFQYLSPTASDQGRVAMTPNMLDLQWHRVLLYPAGYDARGIQIKPSLRLPEGWQSGTALDVAQHSGGTEQYKPVSLMTLIDSPVFAGQYFKRFALDEASKQPVWLDVVGENPQGLQADAKVLDAHRALVREADAVFGSRPYTRYNFLLAVSDVFSGIGLEHAQSSENGMHDGYLRGERPYTDNDLLPHEYAHAWIGKAWRPRPTWVPHYNAPMFNDDLWMYEGQTQYWAVVLAARSGLWKPDYAMAMLAQLQANYATQPGRQWRDLQDTVHQGILDFNSKPQAWADWQRAFEFYNESTLLWLGVDARLRSLSKGKVTLDDFAKRFHQGGKQGDIRLYERADVMQGLEAVQPGDWDAFIGSRLDARDGKAPDGLAAAGWELYYDEQPNLVIADGEADGATDLQYSLGLKAGSDGVLQAVGWDSPAFKAGLAKDVTIVAVNGLAYSGGRLKQAVKDGKQNSTPIELIVRQADSFRTVRIDYREGLRYPHLRRIEGTADLLTRILAARR from the coding sequence ATGCGGGGACGTAACTGGTTGTTGGCGATGATGCTGGGTGCCGCAGCGCCGTTGGCATGCGCGCAGGCGCAGCCCATGGATGCACGCGCGGCGGCAATGCAGGTGCAGGCCAGTTACCCGGGCATGATCGAGCTGGAGGTGGATGCCAGTGACCTGCAGCGCCGCATCCAGCGCGTGCACCAGCGCATTCCGGTGTCGGCCGGCGCGCTGACCCTGTGGTATCCGCAGTGGATCCCCGGCAACCACGCGCCTACCGGCCCGATCAACCAGATGGCCGGCCTGGTCATCCGTGGCAACGGCCAGGCACTGCAATGGACGCGTGATTCCGGCGATATGTACGCCTTCAAGCTGCAGGTGCCGGAAGGCGTGAGCATGCTCGATATCGAGTTCCAGTACCTGTCACCGACCGCGTCCGACCAGGGCCGCGTGGCGATGACGCCGAACATGCTCGACCTGCAATGGCACCGCGTGCTGTTGTACCCGGCCGGTTACGACGCGCGTGGCATCCAGATCAAACCCAGCCTGCGTCTGCCGGAAGGCTGGCAGAGCGGCACCGCCCTGGACGTCGCCCAGCACAGCGGTGGCACGGAGCAGTACAAGCCGGTGTCGCTGATGACCCTGATTGATTCACCGGTATTCGCGGGCCAGTACTTCAAGCGCTTCGCATTGGATGAAGCGTCCAAGCAACCGGTGTGGCTGGACGTGGTCGGCGAGAACCCGCAAGGCCTGCAAGCCGATGCCAAGGTGCTGGACGCACATCGCGCGCTGGTGCGTGAGGCCGATGCGGTGTTCGGTTCGCGACCGTATACGCGCTACAACTTCTTGTTGGCAGTGTCGGATGTATTCAGCGGCATCGGCCTGGAACATGCGCAGAGCAGCGAGAACGGCATGCACGACGGTTACCTGCGCGGTGAGCGCCCGTATACCGACAACGACCTGCTGCCGCACGAATACGCCCACGCGTGGATAGGCAAGGCCTGGCGCCCGCGCCCAACCTGGGTGCCGCATTACAACGCGCCAATGTTCAACGACGACCTGTGGATGTACGAAGGCCAGACCCAATACTGGGCAGTTGTACTGGCCGCACGTTCGGGCCTGTGGAAGCCGGACTACGCCATGGCGATGCTGGCCCAGCTACAGGCCAATTACGCCACCCAGCCCGGCCGCCAATGGCGTGACCTGCAGGACACCGTGCACCAGGGCATTCTTGATTTCAATTCCAAGCCGCAGGCCTGGGCCGATTGGCAGCGAGCGTTCGAGTTCTACAACGAAAGCACCTTGCTGTGGCTGGGCGTGGATGCGCGGCTGCGTAGTTTGTCCAAAGGCAAGGTAACGCTGGACGATTTCGCCAAGCGCTTCCATCAAGGCGGTAAGCAGGGCGACATCCGTCTATATGAGCGCGCCGACGTGATGCAGGGACTGGAAGCCGTGCAACCCGGCGATTGGGACGCCTTCATCGGCAGCCGCCTGGATGCACGCGATGGCAAGGCACCGGATGGTTTGGCTGCCGCCGGTTGGGAGCTGTACTACGACGAGCAACCGAACCTGGTGATTGCCGACGGCGAGGCAGATGGCGCAACGGACCTGCAGTACTCGCTGGGTTTGAAGGCGGGCAGTGATGGCGTGCTGCAGGCTGTTGGCTGGGACAGCCCGGCATTCAAGGCGGGCCTGGCCAAGGACGTGACGATTGTTGCGGTGAATGGCCTGGCTTACAGCGGTGGCCGGTTGAAGCAGGCAGTGAAGGATGGCAAACAGAACAGCACACCGATCGAGTTGATCGTGCGGCAGGCGGATAGTTTCCGCACGGTGCGCATCGATTACCGCGAGGGATTGCGGTATCCGCATCTGCGCCGGATTGAGGGGACGGCGGATTTGTTGACTCGGATTCTGGCGGCGCGGAGGTAA
- a CDS encoding DUF938 domain-containing protein: protein MTKPYAESCERNSAPILRVLQRYLGQACSVLEIGSGTGQHAVHFAAALPWLRWQASDHRDHLPGISLWLDEAGLPNTPPALELQAVVGGGLQPLPPLPVHDDVAGFDAVFTANTLHIMGWEEVQAVFAGLPMLMAPDALFIAYGPFNYNGAFTSDSNHNFDGWLKARDPRSGIRDFEAVDALARAQQLVLREDAAMPANNRCLVWQRMRG from the coding sequence ATGACCAAGCCCTACGCCGAATCCTGCGAGCGCAACAGCGCGCCCATCCTGCGGGTGCTGCAGCGCTACCTCGGCCAGGCCTGCAGCGTGTTGGAGATTGGCAGCGGCACCGGCCAGCACGCCGTGCACTTCGCCGCCGCACTGCCTTGGCTGCGCTGGCAGGCCAGCGATCACCGCGATCATCTGCCCGGCATCAGCCTATGGCTGGACGAGGCCGGTTTGCCCAATACCCCGCCAGCGCTGGAACTGCAGGCGGTGGTCGGCGGCGGCCTGCAACCGCTGCCGCCGCTGCCCGTGCATGACGACGTGGCCGGCTTCGATGCAGTGTTCACCGCCAATACCCTGCACATCATGGGCTGGGAGGAGGTGCAGGCGGTGTTTGCTGGCTTGCCGATGTTGATGGCGCCCGATGCACTGTTCATCGCCTATGGGCCGTTCAACTACAACGGTGCATTCACCAGCGACAGCAACCACAACTTCGACGGCTGGTTGAAGGCGCGGGACCCGCGCTCGGGCATCCGCGATTTCGAGGCCGTCGACGCCTTGGCGCGTGCGCAGCAGCTGGTGCTGCGTGAGGATGCGGCCATGCCTGCCAACAACCGTTGCCTGGTATGGCAGCGGATGCGCGGCTGA
- a CDS encoding TldD/PmbA family protein: protein MQRRQFLSLSGLGLAGFMLPNAQLIAAEELLAPADVAKKKLLADTVLALAKQGGASYCDVRIGRYLNQAIVTREAQVQNVTNSESAGVGIRVIVNGAWGFAASNQSTAQGVAAAVAQALAIARANAKIQTKPVQLAPTPGVGEVQWKTPFRQNAMAVPVKDKVELLLSINAAAINAGANFINSQLFLVNEQKYFASSDGSWIDQDVHRIWLPFTATAIDKASGKFRTRAGLSAPAGMGWEFLEGNAADKHPLPGGVVGYGHSYDPVEDAIAAARQARAKLTAPSVKPGKYDLVLDPSNLFLTIHENVGHPLELDRVLGYEANYAGTSFATLDKRDAGFRWGSDIVNFTADKTAPYSLGAVGYDDEGVKTRKWDLVKDGVLVNYQATRDEVHILGENASHGCSYADSWKSVQFQRMANVSLAPGKTPLAPAQMVKDVENGIYIHGRGSYSIDQQRYNAQFGGQLCYQIKNGEIAGMVEDAAYQIRTPEFWNACAAICDERDFRMGGSFFDGKGQPGQVSAVSHGSATTRFNGVNIINTARSLG, encoded by the coding sequence ATGCAACGCCGCCAGTTTCTTTCGCTTTCCGGCCTCGGCCTCGCCGGTTTCATGCTGCCCAATGCCCAGTTGATTGCAGCTGAGGAGTTGTTGGCTCCGGCCGATGTAGCCAAGAAGAAGCTGCTGGCTGACACCGTGCTGGCGCTGGCCAAACAGGGCGGCGCCAGCTACTGCGATGTGCGCATTGGCCGTTACCTCAACCAGGCCATCGTCACCCGGGAAGCGCAGGTACAGAATGTCACCAACAGCGAGTCGGCCGGCGTTGGCATTCGTGTGATTGTCAATGGCGCCTGGGGCTTTGCCGCCAGCAACCAGTCCACCGCGCAGGGTGTGGCCGCGGCGGTGGCGCAGGCGCTGGCCATTGCCCGCGCCAACGCGAAGATCCAGACCAAGCCGGTGCAGCTGGCACCCACGCCGGGCGTGGGCGAGGTGCAGTGGAAGACGCCGTTCCGCCAGAACGCGATGGCCGTGCCGGTCAAGGACAAAGTAGAGCTGCTGCTGTCGATCAACGCCGCTGCGATCAATGCCGGCGCCAACTTCATCAACTCGCAGCTGTTCCTGGTCAACGAGCAGAAATATTTCGCCTCCAGCGACGGCTCGTGGATCGACCAGGACGTACACCGCATCTGGCTGCCCTTCACCGCCACCGCCATCGACAAGGCCAGCGGCAAGTTCCGCACCCGCGCCGGGCTATCGGCGCCGGCGGGCATGGGCTGGGAATTCCTGGAAGGCAACGCCGCCGACAAGCACCCGCTGCCCGGTGGCGTGGTCGGCTATGGCCATTCCTATGACCCGGTGGAAGACGCCATCGCTGCCGCCAGGCAGGCACGTGCCAAGCTCACTGCGCCTTCGGTGAAGCCGGGCAAGTACGACCTGGTGCTGGACCCCTCCAACCTGTTCCTGACCATCCACGAGAACGTCGGCCATCCGCTGGAACTGGACCGCGTGCTTGGCTACGAGGCCAATTACGCCGGCACCAGCTTCGCCACCCTGGACAAGCGCGATGCCGGCTTCCGTTGGGGCAGCGACATCGTCAATTTCACTGCCGACAAGACCGCGCCTTACAGCCTGGGTGCGGTGGGTTACGACGATGAAGGGGTGAAGACCCGCAAGTGGGATCTGGTCAAGGACGGCGTGCTGGTCAATTACCAGGCCACCCGCGATGAGGTGCATATCCTCGGCGAGAACGCCTCGCACGGTTGCAGTTATGCCGACTCGTGGAAGAGCGTGCAGTTCCAGCGCATGGCCAACGTGTCGCTGGCGCCGGGCAAGACGCCGCTGGCCCCGGCGCAGATGGTCAAGGACGTGGAGAACGGCATCTACATCCATGGCCGTGGTTCGTATTCGATCGACCAGCAGCGCTACAACGCGCAGTTTGGTGGTCAGCTCTGCTACCAGATCAAGAACGGCGAGATTGCCGGCATGGTCGAGGACGCGGCGTACCAGATCCGTACGCCGGAGTTCTGGAATGCCTGCGCGGCCATCTGTGATGAGCGCGATTTCCGCATGGGCGGTTCGTTCTTTGACGGCAAGGGCCAGCCGGGGCAGGTATCGGCGGTGTCGCATGGTTCGGCGACTACGCGCTTCAATGGGGTGAACATCATCAATACGGCGCGGTCGTTGGGGTAA
- a CDS encoding SDR family oxidoreductase: protein MTEHRIQGKTVLIAGGAKNLGGLLARDFARQGARGVAIHYNSNAARAEAEATAEAVRAAGADAHLFQADLTSAAAMEQLFHDAKQALGRIDIAVNTVGKVLKKPMTQISEAEFDAMDAVNNKAAFFFLKEAGIHLADNGKVCTLVTSLLGAFTPFYSSYAGTKAPVEHYTRAAAKEFGERGISVTAIGPGPMDTPFFYPAEGADAVAYHKTAAALSPFSKTGLTDIEDIVPWVRFLVSDGWWMTGQTILVNGGYTTR from the coding sequence GTGACCGAGCATCGCATCCAAGGCAAGACCGTCCTCATCGCCGGTGGCGCCAAGAACCTGGGCGGCCTGCTGGCCCGGGACTTCGCCCGCCAGGGCGCCCGCGGCGTCGCCATCCACTACAACAGCAACGCTGCCCGGGCCGAGGCCGAAGCCACTGCCGAGGCAGTGCGTGCCGCTGGCGCCGATGCGCATCTGTTCCAGGCCGACCTGACCTCGGCCGCGGCGATGGAGCAGCTGTTCCACGATGCGAAGCAGGCACTGGGCCGCATCGATATCGCGGTCAACACGGTTGGCAAGGTGCTGAAGAAGCCGATGACGCAGATCAGCGAAGCCGAGTTCGATGCGATGGATGCGGTGAACAACAAGGCCGCCTTCTTCTTCCTCAAGGAAGCCGGCATTCATCTCGCCGACAACGGCAAGGTATGCACGCTGGTGACCTCGTTGCTGGGCGCGTTCACGCCGTTCTATTCCAGCTATGCAGGCACCAAGGCGCCGGTGGAGCACTACACGCGTGCGGCGGCCAAGGAATTCGGCGAGCGCGGCATATCGGTGACCGCGATCGGCCCGGGGCCGATGGATACGCCGTTCTTTTACCCGGCCGAGGGTGCTGATGCGGTGGCGTACCACAAGACGGCGGCAGCGCTGTCGCCGTTCTCCAAGACCGGCCTGACCGACATCGAGGACATCGTGCCGTGGGTACGCTTCCTGGTATCGGACGGCTGGTGGATGACCGGGCAGACGATCCTGGTCAATGGTGGTTATACGACGCGCTGA
- a CDS encoding LysR family transcriptional regulator yields MDRIELYRVFVRVVDCAGFTRAADQLNLPRSTVSEAVRTLEQRLGTRLLHRTTRQVTPTQDGLLFHARCQQLIADADEAEQLFRQSPQTLSGRIKVDLPGRIGRLIVAPALPGFLQAHPQIDVELGMTDRSIDLVEDGVDCALRVGPLQDSRLVARGVGQLPLINVASPAYVEAHGMPLHPSQLGTHWGVLYASPGSGRVEAWEWRENGILRSQPMVGRVTVNNAEAYIACCIAGLGLIQIPAYDVRAELAAGSLLEVMPAHRADPMPMHLLFPHRRHPSQRLRVFVEWLQQVLEDAVG; encoded by the coding sequence GTGGACCGTATCGAGCTGTACCGGGTTTTCGTCCGTGTGGTGGACTGCGCCGGCTTCACCCGCGCCGCCGACCAGCTCAACCTGCCCCGCTCCACGGTCTCCGAAGCGGTGCGCACGCTTGAACAACGCCTGGGCACCCGCCTGCTCCACCGCACCACCCGCCAAGTCACGCCCACCCAGGATGGCCTGCTGTTCCATGCCCGCTGCCAGCAGTTGATCGCTGATGCGGACGAGGCCGAGCAGTTGTTCCGGCAATCGCCACAGACCCTGAGTGGGCGGATCAAGGTGGACCTGCCCGGGCGCATCGGCCGCCTGATCGTCGCCCCGGCATTGCCCGGTTTCCTGCAGGCACATCCGCAGATCGACGTCGAGCTGGGCATGACCGATCGCAGCATCGACCTGGTCGAGGACGGCGTGGATTGCGCGCTGCGGGTCGGCCCGCTGCAGGACTCACGCCTGGTGGCGCGCGGTGTGGGTCAGCTGCCGCTGATCAACGTGGCCAGTCCTGCCTATGTGGAGGCGCATGGCATGCCGCTGCATCCCTCGCAGCTGGGCACGCATTGGGGTGTGCTCTATGCATCGCCCGGCAGCGGCCGGGTGGAAGCTTGGGAATGGCGCGAGAACGGCATCCTGCGCAGCCAACCGATGGTGGGGCGTGTCACCGTCAACAACGCCGAAGCCTATATCGCCTGTTGTATTGCCGGTCTGGGCCTGATCCAGATTCCCGCCTACGACGTGCGCGCGGAGCTGGCTGCCGGCAGCCTGCTGGAAGTCATGCCGGCGCATCGCGCCGATCCCATGCCGATGCATCTGCTGTTTCCGCATCGTCGTCATCCCTCGCAGCGCCTGCGGGTATTCGTGGAGTGGTTGCAGCAGGTGCTGGAGGATGCGGTTGGGTGA